The Peromyscus maniculatus bairdii isolate BWxNUB_F1_BW_parent chromosome 6, HU_Pman_BW_mat_3.1, whole genome shotgun sequence genomic interval GCTGTGTTTAGGAGACGATAGATATTCTTCTGGGGCTCCTGGTAAAAGAAATGAGAGTTgattgtccacacaccttcctCAGGGGGGTCCTCTCCTTCCCACCAACTCCGCCGTTTGGCATCAGCTTCCACTCACCCCAAGATTGTAGGGCCCAGGGAGTAGACCCCACGTTATTACCCCCCGTCCTGCATACTCGTCCTGCAGCAGCTCTGCAGTCTTGGCACCCACTCCAGAGAAGCCATCGTGCAGGTCACACAGGATCTGGAAGCCCTGGAAAGATGAAggccaacaggaagtagactgcaGGATGAGAAGAGCTTTTGCCCCAGCATGCACCTGGCCTTAGAGCTACCTGCAAGTAGTCACATTCTTCCACATAGAAATGCAGCctgtcctccagctcctccaggtaTCGGGGCTCCTTCAGGACACTCTCTCCTTGGCCAAAAGCCTCCAGCCGACCTGTTTCACTACCAGAAATCACCATGATAGCAGACTGGCCTGCCCTCAACGCCTCAGTCTGCTGTTTTGGGGGGGCGGGTGAGCCGGCTCCAGCCTCTGGAGTCCCCGTACCCGTCATGGTTGTACTTCTGGATCACACAGATGCTCCGCGGATGGAGATGCACTCTGAGGAAGTCTGACCAGACTCTGATGCTGTTCTCTAGGGATAAATGGGTTTGGATTTGTACCAGGGATGACTAGTGGGCAGCCATCCCCCAAGTCCCTGCTCTGTTCAGTCTCCAGCCTCAAGGGATAGCTCACCTTTGCCATTTTGGAGAGGTTTGGCCCTCCAGACACCATCAGTACTCAGAACTCCCTGGGAAGGGTGAGAAAACTGACATTCAGTTCTAGGAAGGTCTCCTGTATCCATGGGTTTATCTTATGTGTGCCCCTgtgaatttatgtgcaccacaggCATGAGGTGCCCAAAGCTGGAAGAGGAGTTAAATCCCCAGGAACTGGTTATAGGTTGTTGTAAACTGCCCAGCGGGCAAACTCGGGGTCCTCTGTACGAACAGCTTggactcttaacctctgagccagatTACAGGTTCCTGCCAGTTTAGAGCCAAAGCTGCTTTTTCCAAAAAACCGAGTGTTTCTAGGGCATTCACAGTGACTAGACTCCATCTTTTCTGCTCCACACAGCCCCTTAGCTTGCAGTAGGTTTACAGGTTTGGGGCAGAGCCCATCACCTCTGCGCTCAGAAGGTCCTGGAGGTTAGGGTTCTTTGGGTAtgcttcttctctgtgtgtggtgagCTTTCCTTGCCTGAAAAAGAGTGGAGATTAAGCAAGAAGGTGTCCCTCTGATGATCTGTCCAGCCTTCTATGCACACACACCGGACCCCTCACCCCTCTCATACATCAGATACACACCATGCTACTGCAGCCTCTAGCTGCCGGTCCTTGTAGAGGGCTCCTTCTTCCTTTAGTGTGTTCAGACTGCCTGCACAGAAGGGAAAGAAGCAAAGCCTAGAGGATAATCTCCTCCCTCAGACTAACCTCACCACCTCCCAGGTGATGTGCTGTGGCAGTGTATATGGCACGTGGCAACTTTTTGTTGTGCTTTCGAGATGAGGTCTTCCTATGTATCCCTGAACGGTttacactgtgtagaccaggttggtcttgaatgctgggattaaaggcgtgtccaaCCGCGCGGAGCAATGTGCTTGGCCTTTTAAAGCCTACTTGGAAATACGTTAGATGGGATGGGTAATCTGGACTCCATCTTTCTGTCAGTAGCTTAACTGTATACCGCCCATTCCAGAGCCAGCTCTAGAGTTGAACAGTCTCGCTCTCCAGCGTCCTCTGGGGGCTTGTCCCAGGTGTGGGTTCTCCTGTGAACTAATGCTAAGGGCCTCACACGCAAAACGACAAAACTTAGCCGAGCTCCGCCACCGCCTCACCTTTCAGATCCATGAGGATGAGTCGCGGCGTATAGGTTTCCTGGCCATGTAGCGTCCGACCGGTTCGGTACAGGACGTCCGGGCACAGCTCCCCCGGCGACTCTTCGCCATCGATCGAATATCTGAGCGCAGCATCCTGCAGGGTGCAGAGCGCTGAGCGGAGTGGGAAGGAGGGCCATGTACCTTCTGCGGGGAGCGCCGGGCCGCCGCTAGGGGACTGACCTGCTGGTTCCACCAGTGGGCCCCGACGAAACCCGCGAAATGTCCCAACTGCAGCGTGAGCACCTCGCGGGCCCCGCCCGCCATGCCGCCGTGGCTGCGCAGCACTGCACCGCCCCGGGCCTGGGCCCCCGGGGGCGGGTCAAGGGGGCGTGCCA includes:
- the Msto1 gene encoding protein misato homolog 1 isoform X2, which gives rise to MAGGAREVLTLQLGHFAGFVGAHWWNQQDAALRYSIDGEESPGELCPDVLYRTGRTLHGQETYTPRLILMDLKGSLNTLKEEGALYKDRQLEAAVAWQGKLTTHREEAYPKNPNLQDLLSAEGVLSTDGVWRAKPLQNGKENSIRVWSDFLRVHLHPRSICVIQKYNHDGETGRLEAFGQGESVLKEPRYLEELEDRLHFYVEECDYLQGFQILCDLHDGFSGVGAKTAELLQDEYAGRGVITWGLLPGPYNLGEPQKNIYRLLNTAFGLVNLTGYSSFVCPLSLGGSLGLRPKPPVNFPYLHYDATLPLHCSAILATALDTVTAPYRLRSSMVPMAHLADLLSFSGRKVVTAEAIIPFPLVPGQSLPDILVQLGGATPWTPLSACGHSAGSRCFAQSVVLRGIDRASHTSKLHPGTPLPSALHACASGEEVLAQYLQQHHPRVLSSSYLLLTPCRVAPPYPRLFSSLSHKGLALDGPPKGAGVLFPSR